One Bradyrhizobium sp. ISRA464 genomic window carries:
- a CDS encoding glutathione S-transferase family protein has protein sequence MTTTDRITLYYSPQTRATGARVLLEELGAPYDLHVLNMKAGEQRQSAYLAVNPLGKVPAIRHGGALVTEQVAIFIYLADLFPQAGLTPALNDPRRGPYLRWIAYYGSSFEPALIDKFMKREPAPVSQSPYADYDTMLGALESQLAKGPYLFGEEITAADILWGIAFSWTMMFGLVPQKDVFVRYAERITARPAFQLISKADHEMAAQHAAAAGV, from the coding sequence ATGACCACCACCGACCGCATCACGCTGTATTATTCGCCGCAGACCCGCGCCACCGGCGCGCGGGTGCTGCTGGAGGAACTGGGAGCGCCCTATGACCTCCACGTCCTCAACATGAAGGCGGGCGAGCAGCGCCAAAGCGCTTATCTCGCCGTCAATCCGCTCGGCAAGGTGCCCGCGATCCGCCATGGCGGCGCGCTGGTGACCGAGCAGGTGGCGATCTTCATCTATCTCGCCGATCTGTTTCCGCAGGCCGGACTGACGCCCGCACTGAACGACCCGCGCCGCGGCCCTTATCTGCGCTGGATCGCCTATTACGGTTCGTCGTTCGAGCCGGCTTTGATCGACAAATTCATGAAGCGCGAGCCCGCCCCTGTCTCCCAGTCGCCCTATGCGGATTACGACACCATGCTGGGCGCGCTGGAATCGCAGCTCGCAAAAGGACCCTATCTGTTCGGCGAGGAGATCACCGCGGCCGACATCCTGTGGGGCATCGCCTTCAGCTGGACCATGATGTTCGGCCTCGTGCCGCAGAAGGACGTCTTCGTCCGCTATGCCGAGCGCATCACCGCGCGCCCGGCCTTCCAGCTGATATCGAAGGCCGACCACGAGATGGCCGCGCAGCACGCGGCGGCCGCGGGAGTGTGA
- a CDS encoding DUF6157 family protein — protein sequence MARTLHTTNCFNTFIRVAEDCPARTGEEPQPRGGNPTVATLQYQMIAGAPYKYTSDDVVFATSAPGRALGMKATKKERSLAREAFFSRGQACMRASPLGKRFGWGVHADAEGRIAIYAIDSKRYQTLAADTKLTQVRAMRSKRA from the coding sequence ATGGCCAGGACGCTGCACACCACCAACTGCTTCAACACCTTCATCCGCGTCGCGGAGGATTGTCCGGCGCGCACCGGCGAGGAACCGCAGCCGCGCGGCGGCAATCCGACGGTCGCCACGCTGCAATATCAGATGATCGCAGGCGCGCCGTACAAATACACCTCCGACGACGTGGTGTTCGCGACGTCGGCGCCAGGCCGTGCGCTCGGCATGAAGGCGACGAAGAAGGAGCGCAGCCTTGCCCGCGAGGCGTTCTTCTCCAGGGGGCAGGCCTGCATGCGGGCTTCGCCGCTGGGCAAGCGCTTCGGCTGGGGCGTGCACGCCGATGCCGAGGGGCGTATCGCGATCTATGCCATCGACAGCAAGCGCTACCAGACGCTCGCCGCGGATACCAAGCTCACGCAGGTTCGGGCGATGCGATCCAAGCGGGCGTAG
- a CDS encoding enoyl-CoA hydratase/isomerase family protein encodes MPDAAETGSSPVLEIAGARATIRLNRPRHLNRLQAEDLGDLVKLFDRIEADPAIRVLVLTGTGRAFSAGYDLNSVAERAVSANEQQSGGSAFEVVVNRLEDLTVPTICRLNGGVYGGSTDLALACDFRIGVDTAEMFMPAARLGLHYYRSGIKRYVTRLGVDNAKMLFLTAQKITAPEMLRIGYLTAMVPVEFLDEEVDKLAAILAGNAPKAMAGMKRAINEFARGELDEAAADARHRDSMRGSEIKEGIKAFAEKRPPRF; translated from the coding sequence ATGCCTGATGCGGCCGAGACCGGCAGCTCACCCGTGCTCGAGATTGCGGGCGCGCGCGCCACGATCCGCCTAAACCGGCCACGGCACCTCAACCGCCTGCAGGCCGAGGATCTCGGAGATCTCGTCAAGCTGTTCGACCGGATCGAGGCTGATCCCGCAATCCGCGTGCTGGTGCTGACCGGCACGGGACGCGCCTTCTCCGCCGGTTACGATCTCAACTCGGTGGCCGAGCGCGCGGTGAGCGCGAACGAGCAGCAGAGCGGGGGCTCGGCATTCGAGGTCGTGGTCAACCGGCTGGAGGATCTGACCGTGCCGACGATCTGCCGGCTCAATGGCGGCGTCTATGGCGGCTCGACCGACCTGGCGCTCGCCTGCGATTTCCGCATCGGCGTCGATACCGCGGAGATGTTCATGCCGGCGGCGCGGCTCGGGCTGCACTACTACCGGAGCGGCATCAAGCGCTACGTGACCCGGCTCGGCGTCGACAACGCCAAGATGCTGTTTCTGACCGCGCAGAAGATCACGGCCCCCGAGATGCTGCGGATCGGTTATCTCACGGCGATGGTGCCGGTGGAGTTTTTGGACGAGGAGGTCGACAAGCTCGCGGCGATTCTGGCCGGCAACGCGCCAAAGGCGATGGCCGGCATGAAGCGCGCCATCAACGAGTTCGCCCGCGGCGAGCTCGATGAGGCCGCCGCCGACGCCCGCCATCGCGACAGCATGCGTGGGTCCGAGATCAAGGAAGGTATCAAGGCCTTCGCCGAGAAGCGGCCGCCGCGGTTTTAG
- a CDS encoding cyclic nucleotide-gated ion channel — protein sequence MFKRLAFPVLTQFVSATAGRNMTTVAYVAVTLGVAMMTLLTVEPAYDAAARWVDALLWVCLAYFVFEWLVRLRHMGRQGRFWFYALSGAGVVDAIGALAVPIALLAGVEPKTAWLLAILWALKVVPGIPGLRQLRRVLVQESGPLISVLVIFLMVVFLASVAEYLAERDVQPQTFGSVPAALWWAVVTLTTTGYGDVVPITPLGRMVAALVMIAGLGVFGLWTGILATGFAAETRRDNFLKTWETVSKVPFFATLGPAAIADVTQMLRTVDLPPRTTIIRKGTSGDCMYFVAAGEVAVDLPGRKVKLGEGAFFGEIALLGNTMRGADVTTTKVSRLLVLDLVDFRLLMARHPDLAETIDAEAKRRELENQ from the coding sequence ATGTTCAAGCGGCTCGCCTTTCCGGTTTTGACACAGTTCGTGTCTGCCACCGCCGGCCGCAACATGACCACGGTCGCCTATGTCGCGGTGACCCTCGGCGTCGCCATGATGACGCTGCTGACGGTGGAGCCGGCCTATGACGCGGCCGCCCGCTGGGTCGACGCGCTGCTGTGGGTCTGCCTCGCCTATTTCGTATTCGAGTGGCTGGTGCGGCTGCGCCACATGGGACGGCAGGGCCGGTTCTGGTTCTATGCCTTGTCCGGCGCCGGAGTGGTCGACGCGATCGGCGCGCTCGCCGTGCCGATCGCCCTGCTTGCCGGTGTCGAGCCGAAGACGGCATGGCTGCTCGCGATCCTGTGGGCGCTCAAGGTGGTGCCGGGGATTCCCGGCTTGCGGCAGCTTCGGCGCGTGCTGGTGCAGGAGTCCGGGCCACTGATCAGCGTGCTCGTGATCTTCCTGATGGTGGTATTCCTCGCCTCGGTCGCCGAATATTTGGCGGAGCGCGACGTGCAGCCGCAGACCTTCGGCAGCGTGCCGGCCGCGCTGTGGTGGGCGGTGGTGACGCTGACCACCACCGGCTATGGCGACGTGGTGCCGATCACGCCGCTCGGCCGGATGGTCGCGGCACTGGTCATGATCGCGGGCCTCGGCGTGTTCGGGCTGTGGACCGGTATTCTGGCGACCGGCTTCGCCGCGGAGACGCGCCGCGACAATTTTCTGAAAACCTGGGAAACCGTCAGCAAGGTGCCGTTCTTCGCAACCCTCGGGCCAGCGGCGATCGCCGACGTCACCCAGATGCTGCGGACCGTCGACCTGCCGCCGCGCACGACGATCATCCGCAAGGGGACCAGCGGCGACTGCATGTATTTCGTCGCCGCCGGCGAGGTGGCGGTCGACCTGCCGGGCCGCAAGGTGAAGCTCGGCGAAGGCGCGTTCTTCGGCGAGATAGCGCTGCTCGGCAATACCATGCGCGGCGCCGATGTCACGACCACCAAGGTCTCGCGGCTGTTGGTGCTTGACCTGGTCGATTTCCGCCTGTTGATGGCACGACATCCCGATCTCGCCGAGACCATCGATGCCGAGGCAAAGCGGCGCGAACTCGAGAACCAATAG
- a CDS encoding Crp/Fnr family transcriptional regulator — MDTSHLVQHAGAAGSFFASIFVVATLSMRTMIPLRVFAILTNIILIATAVPTHNYATLILHSVLLPVNTYRLHQMLQLVRNVKKSVNSDLSMDWLRPFTTERKCTAGEVLFYKDERADSMFYIVSGRFRLVESGIELPVGAIVGEFGMLSPSNTRTQTLECVETGTVLSVTYDQVEQLYVQNPAFGFYFLRLASARLFQNISTLEQRLAQHATPQVAEPKPA; from the coding sequence ATGGATACCTCACATCTCGTGCAGCACGCCGGCGCCGCCGGCAGTTTCTTCGCATCGATCTTCGTGGTCGCCACGCTGTCGATGCGAACCATGATCCCGCTGCGCGTCTTCGCCATCCTGACGAACATCATCCTGATCGCGACCGCGGTCCCGACCCACAATTACGCGACGCTGATCCTGCATTCCGTGCTGTTGCCGGTGAACACCTACCGCCTGCACCAGATGCTGCAACTCGTCCGCAACGTGAAGAAATCCGTCAACAGCGATCTGTCGATGGATTGGCTCAGGCCGTTCACGACAGAGCGCAAATGCACCGCCGGCGAAGTGCTGTTCTACAAGGATGAGAGAGCCGACAGCATGTTCTACATCGTCAGCGGCCGCTTCCGCCTGGTCGAGTCGGGCATCGAGCTGCCGGTCGGTGCCATCGTCGGCGAGTTCGGCATGCTGTCGCCGTCGAACACGCGGACCCAGACGCTGGAATGCGTCGAGACCGGTACGGTGCTGTCGGTGACCTATGACCAGGTCGAGCAGCTTTACGTCCAGAATCCTGCGTTCGGCTTCTACTTCCTGCGGCTCGCCAGCGCCCGCCTGTTCCAGAACATCTCGACGCTCGAGCAGCGGCTCGCGCAGCACGCCACCCCGCAGGTTGCGGAGCCAAAACCTGCATGA